The Manis javanica isolate MJ-LG chromosome 4, MJ_LKY, whole genome shotgun sequence genome contains a region encoding:
- the MILR1 gene encoding allergin-1 isoform X1 — protein MTHCYGATTPPWPSSPISLGRMWSRLNKLFFWCISSSLISQNAALACEGETSEFPSPRLESKMNAVMKGQNVSLICSNHNKSPQITYSLFRHMKHLETREGKGEPIIFNLSISEAYDLGPYKCKTQVSNCSTYSREFSFTFIDPVTTPVLSINVVQVQTDRNITLRCISFNGSLPIDYTFFEKDIAVSPAISKSVREPAEFHLTKKDTGKGEEYRCKAKNRLLGHAKYSQPCFTTPSTGRDSCPFCLQLLLPGLLLVLIVMILILALWILPKYKARKTMRDKAPKDYGNMPMEVGIYANACANQAEEESVPGLEPRQWVSTTQDGAGHSQEIHYATPMFQQVAPGDHGACNDYKTGYVYSEVIF, from the exons ATGACTCACTGCTATGGTGCCACCACGCCGCCTTGGCCCTCCTCTCCGATCTCACTCGGGAGAATGTGGAGCCGTTTGAACAAACTGTTCTTCTGGTGCATTTCTTCTTCTCTCATAT CTCAAAACGCTGCCCTGGCTTGTGAGGGAGAAACAAGTG AATTCCCTTCTCCACGTTTGGAGTCAAAAATGAATGCAGTCATGAAGGGTCAAAATGTATCTCTAATTTGTTCCAACCACAACAAATCACCACAGATCACCTATTCTTTGTTTCGGCATATGAAACACCTGGAAACCCGGGAGGGAAAAGGTGAACCCATTATTTTTAACCTAAGTATCTCAGAAGCCTACGATTTGGGCCCCTACAAATGCAAAACCCAAGTTTCTAACTGTTCAACATACAGTCGCGAGTTCAGCTTCACATTTATTG ACCCAGTGACCACACCAGTGCTGAGCATTAATGTCGTGCAAGTACAAACAGATCGAAATATAACACTACGTTGCATCTCATTTAATGGTTCTCTGCCCATCGATTATACtttctttgaaaaagacattGCCGTATCACCAGCTATTTCCAAGTCTGTAAGGGAGCCTGCTGAATTTCACCTAACCAAGAAGGACACTGGAAAAGGGGAAGAATATAGGTGTAAAGCTAAAAACAGATTGCTTGGCCATGCAAAATACAGTCAACCATGCTTCACCACACCCTCAACAG GCAGAGACAGCTGTCCTTTCTGCCTGCAGCTACTGCTTCCAGGGTTATTACTGGTGCTAATAGTAATGATCCTAATTCTGGCACTGTGGATACTACCTAAGTATAAAGCAA GAAAAACCATGAGAGATAAGGCACCCAAAGACTATGGAAACATGCCCATGGAAGTTGGAATATATGCAAATGCCTGTGCAAATCAAGCAG aggaggaatctGTGCCAGGCTTGGAACCAAGGCAGTGGGTTTCCACAACCCAAGACG GAGCTGGACACTCTCAGGAGATACATTATGCCACCCCCATGTTCCAGCAGGTGGCACCAGGAGATCATG GAGCCTGTAATGATTATAAAACTGGATATGTCTATTCTGAAGTCATCTTCTGA
- the MILR1 gene encoding allergin-1 isoform X2, whose amino-acid sequence MNAVMKGQNVSLICSNHNKSPQITYSLFRHMKHLETREGKGEPIIFNLSISEAYDLGPYKCKTQVSNCSTYSREFSFTFIDPVTTPVLSINVVQVQTDRNITLRCISFNGSLPIDYTFFEKDIAVSPAISKSVREPAEFHLTKKDTGKGEEYRCKAKNRLLGHAKYSQPCFTTPSTGRDSCPFCLQLLLPGLLLVLIVMILILALWILPKYKARKTMRDKAPKDYGNMPMEVGIYANACANQAEEESVPGLEPRQWVSTTQDGAGHSQEIHYATPMFQQVAPGDHGACNDYKTGYVYSEVIF is encoded by the exons ATGAATGCAGTCATGAAGGGTCAAAATGTATCTCTAATTTGTTCCAACCACAACAAATCACCACAGATCACCTATTCTTTGTTTCGGCATATGAAACACCTGGAAACCCGGGAGGGAAAAGGTGAACCCATTATTTTTAACCTAAGTATCTCAGAAGCCTACGATTTGGGCCCCTACAAATGCAAAACCCAAGTTTCTAACTGTTCAACATACAGTCGCGAGTTCAGCTTCACATTTATTG ACCCAGTGACCACACCAGTGCTGAGCATTAATGTCGTGCAAGTACAAACAGATCGAAATATAACACTACGTTGCATCTCATTTAATGGTTCTCTGCCCATCGATTATACtttctttgaaaaagacattGCCGTATCACCAGCTATTTCCAAGTCTGTAAGGGAGCCTGCTGAATTTCACCTAACCAAGAAGGACACTGGAAAAGGGGAAGAATATAGGTGTAAAGCTAAAAACAGATTGCTTGGCCATGCAAAATACAGTCAACCATGCTTCACCACACCCTCAACAG GCAGAGACAGCTGTCCTTTCTGCCTGCAGCTACTGCTTCCAGGGTTATTACTGGTGCTAATAGTAATGATCCTAATTCTGGCACTGTGGATACTACCTAAGTATAAAGCAA GAAAAACCATGAGAGATAAGGCACCCAAAGACTATGGAAACATGCCCATGGAAGTTGGAATATATGCAAATGCCTGTGCAAATCAAGCAG aggaggaatctGTGCCAGGCTTGGAACCAAGGCAGTGGGTTTCCACAACCCAAGACG GAGCTGGACACTCTCAGGAGATACATTATGCCACCCCCATGTTCCAGCAGGTGGCACCAGGAGATCATG GAGCCTGTAATGATTATAAAACTGGATATGTCTATTCTGAAGTCATCTTCTGA